From Plasmodium vivax scf_7167 genomic scaffold, whole genome shotgun sequence, the proteins below share one genomic window:
- a CDS encoding variable surface protein Vir12, putative (encoded by transcript PVX_112630A) has translation METLTEEEWVDFPFYLNIILILYYLHTHILKDLTLYKKLDENVKDPSKIKTECSFLSITLKSISPDLCDKITKNARYTNGLSTIKKGDDDCLNYKNWVYDQIWKFYKSKDTIKLDEVISDFLNIQNAVNKVFPKKICQFDFTSKDKKDLEEKLEKKNLRDYIKNYENIKKEVTANVKSDMYSKYLTYISKIFEIHKTKCEGPWNFYPKQCNEYFVLSTNPFKPKDLLDILQKHKAQAPVHKPEGPVVNGHAQGRGGPTGSVAGSEGKLKGSEAAEGPDAKLKGPKVVQGPDAESKGPKADVGTGAELKGPKVDGDTRQADSKAGAGPGKDASKGQGDSGKGISKEITRGNQEPGQRPLSAGVTVKGGKQESHKGPDQTRRSPSFWSSPFNIFGSVFSSPSQRAGSLTGKEQKPAGALAPEGKEKPLGNSEPSSKAAGAAKVEPKAADLPPKRVDSPPQPAKSAPAPAKEDAPPPQATLAQVKAAPTPSHVESVRAPKVLTPEVTVEIPKGKVMCPNGTIGDPSNCVSAPEETESAQSLEVSYHDIPSETYSLVEPGNNPPIMEGENYNIFTSNPERTMFTGAIILGVIYVFYLYYNATPLGKWVRNKIGRRRDSDYDDRSARSYLTLDNNSEYDDLNSSSMSFNVAYYPR, from the exons ATGGAAACGTTGACTGAAGAAGAATGGGtagattttcctttttacttaaaCATAATTTTGATATTATATTACCTGCAC ACTCACATTTTAAAGGATTTAAccttatacaaaaaattggatgaaaatgtaaaggaCCCTAGTAAGATTAAGACTGAATGTAGTTTTTTAAGCATTACTTTGAAATCGATTAGTCCTGATCTTTGTgacaaaattacaaaaaatgcaCGATATACAAATGGTTTATcaactataaaaaaaggtgatgATGATTGcttaaattacaaaaattggGTTTATGATCAAATTTGGAAGTTCTATAAATCTAAGGATACAATAAAATTAGATGAAGTTATTAGTGATTTTTTGAATATACAAAATGCCGTTAATAAAGTGTTtcctaaaaaaatttgtCAATTTGATTTTACTtctaaagataaaaaagatttggaggaaaaattagaaaagaaaaatttacgtgattatataaagaattatgaaaatattaaaaaagaagtcaCAGCTAATGTTAAGAGTGACATGTATTCTAAGTACCTTACATATATTAGTAAGATATTCGAAAtacataaaacaaaatgcgAAGGCCCTTGGAATTTTTATCCAAAACAATGTaatgaatattttgtattGTCAACTAATCCGTTTAAGCCGAAGGACCTCTTAGATATATTACAAAAACATAAAGCCCAAGCACCAGTTCATAAACCGGAAGGACCAGTTGTAAATGGACATGCTCAAGGGCGAGGGGGACCTACTGGTTCCGTTGCTGGATCtgaaggaaaattaaaaggttCAGAGGCAGCTGAGGGTCCTGacgcaaaattaaaaggtcCAAAAGTAGTTCAGGGTCCTGACGCAGAATCAAAAGGTCCAAAAGCAGATGTGGGTACTGGCGCAGAGTTAAAAGGTCCAAAAGTAGATGGAGATACTAGACAGGCTGATTCCAAAGCAGGAGCAGGTCCTGGAAAGGATGCTTCAAAAGGACAAGGGGATTCTGGAAAGGGTATTTCTAAAGAAATAACAAGGGGAAATCAAGAACCAGGTCAGCGACCCTTAAGTGCAGGTGTAACTGtaaagggaggaaaacaaGAAAGTCATAAGGGGCCTGATCAAACAAGAAGATCACCTTCCTTTTGGTCAAGtccttttaatatatttggtAGTGTATTCAGTAGTCCATCACAAAGAGCAGGCTCTTTAActggaaaagaacaaaaaccCGCAGGTGCGCTTGCACCcgaagggaaggaaaaacctTTGGGAAATTCTGAACCAAGTTCTAAAGCTGCTGGAGCTGCAAAGGTGGAACCCAAAGCTGCTGATTTACCCCCCAAACGTGTTGATTCACCACCACAGCCCGCTAAATCGGCTCCTGCACCTGCCAAAGAGGATGCCCCACCTCCCCAAGCAACTCTTGCACAAGTCAAAGCGGCACCTACACCTTCCCATGTGGAATCTGTACGAGCTCCTAAAGTATTAACTCCGGAAGTTACAGTGGAAATCCCTAAAGGAAAAGTAATGTGTCCAAATGGAACCATAGGTGATCCTTCTAATTGTGTAAGCGCCCCAGAAGAAACCGAAAGTGCACAGTCTTTGGAAGTATCATATCATGATATTCCAAGTGAAACATATAGCTTAGTTGAACCTGGGAACAACCCTCCTATTatggaaggagaaaattataatatatttacctCTAACCCAGAGCGTACTATGTTTACGGGAGCCATAATATTGGGAgtaatttatgtattttaccTTTACTATAAT GCTACTCCTTTGGGTAAATGGGTACGTAATAAGATAGGGAGAAGAAGGGATAGCGATTATGATGATCGATCAGCACGAAGCTATTTAACATTAGACAATAATTCAGAATATGATGATTTGAATTCTAGTAGTATGAGTTTTAATGTAGCTTATTATCCTAGATGA
- a CDS encoding hypothetical protein (encoded by transcript PVX_112635A), translated as MKVVGNSAPNVGFGQNVHERHDRHDRHDRHERHDRHERHDRHDRHDRHERHGKPRKYLNDNEIESEKKRLGKGCKVKCKTIKLIERIRNFILKYFKMLEEPIEKIVYYHFSYINGIKNDPMISRKQMPKMLFKKYCVLLLTPIIVKTCAIIIFIIRSSNLVNTYASLEPIMATVNLIIVQIIGTTYCPYNAPLYISKKSTIRCEATK; from the coding sequence ATGAAAGTCGTGGGAAATTCCGCCCCCAATGTAGGATTCGGACAAAATGTGCATGAAAGGCATGATAGGCATGATAGGCACGATAGGCATGAAAGGCACGATAGGCATGAAAGGCACGATAGGCATGATAGGCATGATAGGCATGAAAGGCATGGAAAGCCCAGGAAATATCTAAATGATAATGAAATCGAATCAGAAAAGAAACGATTAGGAAAAGGCTGTAaagtaaaatgcaaaacaatTAAACTGATTGAAAGAATTagaaattttattctaaaatattttaaaatgttagaAGAACCTATCGAAAAAATagtttattatcattttagtTATATAAATGGTATTAAGAATGATCCAATGATTAGCAGAAAACAGATGccaaaaatgttatttaaaaagtactGTGTACTTTTGCTTACACCGATCATTGTGAAAACCTGtgcaataattatatttataatacgCTCATCAAATCTTGTGAATACATATGCTTCGCTAGAACCAATCATGGCGACAGTCAATCTCATAATTGTACAAATTATAGGTACTACTTACTGCCCTTACAACGCTCCTTTATATATTagtaaaaaaagtacaataCGATGCGAAGCAACAAAATAA